Below is a genomic region from Isosphaeraceae bacterium EP7.
GCCGACGCCCACGCCGGCCTTGATGGCGAGTTGCGAGGCGGCCCGGTTCTGGTCGAGCCGGGTCATGGCGTACCAGCGCTCGGGGGCCACCTTGGGGGCGTGCGACCGGGCGATGAGCGTGTTGGTGTTGCAGGGGTTGGCGACGGTCAGCACGCGCACGTCGGGGCCGGCGGCGTCGTTGATCGCCTTCCCCTGGCCGGTGAAGATCGGGCCGTTGGCGCGGATCAGGTCGGCGCGGGTCATGCCATCCTTGCGCGGCAGGCCGCCGACGAGGATGACCCAGTCGGCCCCTTCGAAGGCCTCGGTGGCCACGTCGCTGGTCTTCACGCCGGCGAGCAGCGGGAAGGCGCAGTCCTCGAATTCCATGACTGTGCCCTTCAGGGAGGGCAGAGCCGGTGTGATTTCGAGCAGGCTCAGCTCGACCGGCTGGTCGGGCCCGAACAGGCCGCCGGAGGCGATCCGGAAGATCAAGGCGTAGCCGATCTGGCCCCCGGCCCCGGTCACGGCGATTCGAATCGGCTTCGGCATGGTCGGTCCATTCCTCGTCGAGCTGCGGGCAAGTCGCGGGTCGGCCCGGGCGAACAAACGCGGGCTCTAGGTCGATGACCCGGACGGATCGCCCGCCATTCTAACCGGCGGCCGGCCCTTGCAAGCCGGGCTCAGCGGGAGAGACGGGCGGTGGGCCGCCAGTCGCCGCCGATTGATCTGGCGTTAAGCCTTGAAGTAAAACGGGTTGGGTTCGATCGCGTGTGATCGGTCGCGGGGCGGTTTTGCGTCGATAGACGATCGGTTTCGCCCGAAGCTTGGCGAGCATCAGGGCCATCTCGCGCGGCAGGTGGCGGACTCCCGCCAGCAGGAAGGCCCCGCCGAAGAGCGCGGCCGGGATGAGGACGAGCAGCCCTGCGATCTGGTTCTCGGGGAACGACCTGGCGTCGGCCGCCTTGGGAACCGCCCCCAGCGCCGCGAAGGCCCGGCCGAAGACGGTCGACATGGCGTCGGGCTGGGCGAACGTCCCGGCGACCCAGCCCATCATTCCGGGGGCCCAGAGCCCGCCAATCAGCGAAGCCCCCAGCGCCGCGACCCCGAATGCGGCCCCTCGCATGTTGGGCATCGTCACGCCGGCGATGATCGCCAGGCAGGGCCCCAGGTGCATCATCAGGAGCGTCTGGGCCGCGAAGAAGGCGCCCAGCGCCAGGGCCGGCTGCCTGGCGTAGATGGCCAGCGCCAGCATGGGCAGCGAGCCCAGCATCGACAGCCCGGCGACCTCGAACATCGCGCCGGGCCGTGACTTCGAAAGCCTGTCGCCGAATAGGCCGCCGAGGATCAGTCCGAGCGCCGCGCCGCCGTTGGCGGCCAGCCTGGCCATGGCACGCGACCCCTCGACGTCAATTCCCCGTGTCACTCGCAAGAAAGGGATGAGCCCATGACCCAGGCCCACCATTGCAAACGCGGCGAACGCCATGCCCAGCACCGCGTAGGTGTAGGACGAATTGACCATCAGGTCGATGTAATCTTCCTGCGGGGCGCCCGCCTTTTCGTGCGCCAGCAGCCTGTTGGCCGGAACTCCCTCGGTCGCGCCTCGGAGGGGCTCGGGCACCGCGAGGAACACGAGCGCGGCGAGCATCACCAGGGCGCCTGCCGCGTGGCAGGTCAGTGGCCAGGGGATGAACCGGTCGGCGGTCGTGGTGATCGGCCCGACCAGCCATGGAGCGAGCGCCGCGGCCAGGGCCAGGCACGCAAGCATTCGGGCTCGATCGCCGCGGGCCACGCGGTCGAGCATCAAGGTCATCGCAACGACCAGAAATCCGCCCAGCCCCGCGCCCAGGCCGAAGCGTGACAGCCGAAGGACGAAGTAGGATTGCGCCAGGCCAACCCCGATCGTCGAAAGGCCCAAAATGGCCATGCAGACGGCCAGCCAGCGACCTCGCCTCGAACGGTCGGCCAGGTACCCGACGAGCGGCGCCGCGAGCGCGAACCCGAGGATCTGGGCGGTGGCAACCGATGCGGCCTGCCCTTCGCCCATCCCCAGCACCGCCTCCAGCCTCGGCGACGCCCACTCGGCGATCCCGCGTGCCGTCGATCCCATCAAGATCGAGGCGAACATCAGGACGAGTACGCCCCAAGGTCCCGCCGGCGTTGCGCCCGTCTCCTCCCGCTCGTCCAAGGTCGGCCCCATTTTTCTGCCAGGCTCCGCCGTCTCTGTCTCGCCTTCACGTCCCCGAGGCGATGCTAAGTCACCCGAGCCGGGGCGTCCAGGGTCCTAGGCCCTTCGGCCTAGCTTCAGGCTCAGGGGCATCTCCAGGCCATGGGCCTCGAGCAACGTCTCGTCGCCCAGGATCAGATCGATCGGGCCATCCGCGACGACCCGGCCGCCGTCCAGCAAGATGGCCCGGCCGCATAACGCCAGGGCCATCTCGAGGTCGTGCGTGGCAATCAACTTGGTCGCTTCCAGGCTGGCCATCAGGGAGATGAACCGCCGCCGGCCGCGCGGGTCGAGGTTGGCCGACGGCTCGTCCAGCACCAGGACCGTCGGCTCGCAGGCCAGGACGCCCGCCAGGCAGACCCGCTTGCGCTCGCCGAAGGAGAGGTGATGCGGGGGCCTGTCGCCGGCGTCCGCCAGGTCGACTCGGCCCAGGCATTCGAGCGCCAGCCGCTTGGCCTCGGCCTTCCCCTTGCCCAGGTTCAAGGGCCCGAACGCGACGTCTTCCAGGACCGTGGGCGAGAAGAGCTGGTCGTCGGGATCCTGGAATACCATCCCCACCCGCCGCCTGATCTCCGGGGCGTTGCGCGCGTCCATCGCCAGTCCGTCGATCACCACCGACGATCCGGGGCCGCTCGCCCCGACTTGCGCCTTCGCTCCGTGCGCGTGCAGGGTGGCCGATCGCTCACGCCCCGGCAGCAGTCCGTTCAGGTGCAGCAGCAGCGTACTCTTGCCCGCGCCGTTGGGCCCGATGAGCGCCACCGACTCGCCCGTCGAGATCGACAGCGTCACGTCGCGCAGCGCCTCGCGGCCGTCGGGGTATCGATAGGCCAGGTGAGTCACTTCGATGGCGGGAATGGAAGGCGTCGTGGGGATCACGCTTCGGGCCCGTCGAGCGTCCGCCAGGTGCCGTCCCAGCCCCTGGACATCATCGCGTTATGCACCCGGTCGCCCCGCTCTACTGCACGCAGGAACAGCACCGAGATCAGGCTGGCCAGCGCCGCCGGGCCGAGATTTCCCCGCCTGCGGAATGACCGCGCCCGCCTCGCCTGGAGCATTCTTGAAAGCTCGTCCGCGAACACCGCCAGATAACGGACCATCAGCTGCAACGTGGTGACCATCACCGCAGGCACACCCAGCCGCCGCATCCCGCCGAAGAGTGCCCTCGTGGTGGTGACGTGCACCAGCAGCAGGGTCGTCAACGTGGCCAGCGCATTACGGCCGAGGATCGAGGCCGCCACCGTCGCCCGACCCAAAGTCTCGCGTTCCGGGTGCGTCCCGGCGACCAGCACCGCGAAGAAGGCGACCAGCCCCAGCATCCCCAGCCATCGCCTCAGCAACGTCCAGGGGGGCACGCCCGAGAGGCCCGCGAGGAAGGCGAGCACCAGGCCTTGCGCCGTCATCAGGGCCCAGGCACCCATCGGCGTGGCCACGGCAAGGACGATCAGGACCAGGGCCGCGACGAGCTTGAACCGGGCATCCAGGCGTTGCAGCGGGGCGTCGATCGAGGCGGAGCGGTCGAGCGAGTCGAACTCAAGACGCATCGGCCAGAGCCCCCGCCCCGGCGGATTGCTCGGGCCGTGTGAAGGCCCGTCCCATCACAGCGCCCACGCCGAAGACGAGAATCGTGCCCAGCAGGCCCGCCAGCGCCGTGGCCACCCCTTCTCGCTCGATCCCGCCGAACTTGTAGTCCGGCAGCAACGGGCGGACCAGCGGGTCGGCCTCGACCAGGAACCCCAGCCAGCCGCCGACCTTCTCCAGGCCGTCGGGGCTGCCGCTGGCAAACGGAGCCAGGAACGCCGCGACGCTCATCGCCACCATCAACCCGGCCAGCCCCGCCTGCCAGAGCTTAGGCCCGGCGCCAAGTTCGGGCAGGTCTGGCTGATAGATCAGGTCGGGCCGGACTTGCAGGACGTACCGCAGCACCAGGCCCGTGATGACCGCCTCGCCCAGCCCGATCGCCGAGTGGACCAGAACCATCCAGCCGAGCACCTGCACGAAGTTCCCCCGACCCCCCGCCGTCAGCTCGAGCGCGAACGCCCCGGCGGCCATCAGCACGGAAAACCAGGCCGCCACCATCGCTCCCAGCAGCACGCCGCGCCGGCCGCCGATCAGGCGTCGGAGCGGGGCATAGATCGCATAGCCCCCCACCGCGCCGATGAGCCCCATGTTGACGAAGTTCGCCCCCAGGGCCGTCAGGCCGCCGTCGCCGAACAGCAGGCATTGCACCACCAGCACGGCCGCGATCACCCCGGCCCCGGCCCAAGGTCCCAGCATTACCGAGGCGAGCACACCGCCCAGCAGGTGCCCCGAGATGGGGAGCGTTCCCAGCGGGAAATTCACCATCTGCGCCGCGAAGACGAAGGCCGACATCGTGCCCATCAGCACCGTCGTCCGGTCGCGCAGCTGCCGCTCCACGGTACGAGTCGCGTACAGCAGGCCGACGCCGGCGATCACGCCGGTCGCCGCCGCGACCCTCGGGTCGAGCACGGCCTCGGGGATGTGCATGGTCGGCGCTCGCTCCGTGGGCCGTGTGACGAATTGCCGGGCGGTGTGCATCGTATCCCAATGGCCCCCCGCGGTCAAAACCCATGCGCCCCGTCGGCCATTGCGATCGGGCGGTCGGTCGACTACCCTCGCGGTCGGAAATCGAAGCCGATCCGGCCCGAAGTGGAGGTCCTCCGAGTGCGAGTGTTGATGACGGGCGGCTACGGCTGCATCGGGTCGTGGGTCGCCAGGAACCTGATCGACCAGGGCCAAGAGGTCTGGATCTACGACCTCAAGGAAGACAAGCACCGTCTGGAACTCCTGCTGGAGCCCGACGAGCTGTCGAAGGTCCACTTCCTCCAGGGAGACGTCTCCGACCCCGGCGCCCTCCGCGCCGCGGCCGAGCAAATGCAGGCCACGCACCTGCTGCACCTGGCCGGCCTCCAGGTCCCCACCTGCAAGGCTAACCCGATTCTGGGAGCCACGGTCAACGTGATCGGCACCCTGGCCGTCTTCGAGGTCGCCGCCGCCCTCAAAGGCCAGATCAAGCGAGTCGTCTACGCCAGCTCCGCGGCCGTCCACGGCCCCCAGGAGTCCGACTCTGCCGGCCCCATTGCCGATGCCGTCCGCCTGGCCCCGGTCACCCATTACGGCGCCTTCAAGGTCTGCAATGAGCTGAACGCGCAGGTCTACTGGCTCGACCAGGGGATCTCCAGCATCGGCCTCCGCCCCTGGACGGTCTACGGGGTCGGCCGAGACTTCGGCGTCACCAGCGAGCCCACCAAGGCGATCAAGGCCGCCGCCGCCGGCCGCAAATATGCGATCACCTACGGCGGGCTCCAGGACTTGCAGTACACCGGCGACGTTGCCGCCACCTTCGTCCAGGCCCTCAACGCGCCGACGGAAGGGGCCGAGGTCTTCAACGTCCGGGGAGCCGTCGTCACCATCGAGGAGTTCGTCGCCACCCTCAAATCGGTGGCCCCCGACTCCGCCGACCTCATCACCCACGGCACCCGCCAGCTTCCCATCGCCCCCGACCTCGACGACTCCCGCCTCGCCGTCGCCCTCGCCCCCCTGCCCCGCACCGCTCTGGTCGACGGCATCCGCGCGACCTATGACCGCTTCGCCAAGCTCAAGGCCGAAGGCCGCCTGGACCTCTCGGATCTCACACCTGCCTGAAGACCCACTCCGAAAGCCGATTCGTCCGGTCGGGAGGCAAGAATTCCGGGCGACGGCCTTTCCTCGGACGAGCGTAAGAGGATAATGGCCATCCGACTAGGTCTGCCCCGTCAAGGAGACTGGGGGACCCTCGGAGGCCATCCTCGTGAGACGATCGCAACTCCTGATGATCCTGGTCGTCGCGACGGCCCCGATGGTCTGGGTGACATTCGACCGCTTCCGGCGTTCGGAGATCGTCCTGGCCGGCGGGGCCGTCTTCTCGCCGGACGGGCTCTCGCTCGCCACGGTGTGCTACCCGCAGACTCCGGCGCCGCACGTGGAGCTGAGGGTTTGGGACATCGCGACCGGAACGGAGCGGCGGCACGAGCGGCGGACGTTCGCCGATCCGATCTTGGTCCTCTCCGATGACGGAAGGAAGCTAGTCGCGCGGGCCGCGGACGGAAAGGCCTGGACTCGGGCCGACATGACCCGATGGCCCGGGAGGACCCTGCTTGAGAACGGGGGCGGCGGTGTCGGCTCCATCCTGTCGATGAGCCCCGACGGTCGAACCCTGGCAACCGCACGCCTCCGAGCCGATATGGACGAGTCCACCCACGTCCGGCTCTGGGACGTAGCCACCGGCAGCCTCGTCAGGACTTTCGACGACGGAGAGTTCGTGTATAAGCTGTCCTTCTCACCCGACGGCGGCACCCTCGCCGCCGTCCGAGGAACGCTGGTGGGCTGGGACCTCGTGTCCGGGGAGTTATCCGGCCTGACGAAGGCCGTCGGCCCATTCGTGACCTCGATGGCGTTCGCGCCCGACGGATCGTCGCTGGCTGTCCAGCAGGGCTCGGGGAAGATCGCGCTCATAGACACCACCGACGGCCACGTCCGGGCCGCATTCAACTATCTCCAGCCCGCGGCACTGGCCTTCTCCCCCGACGGCCGACGCCTGGCCGTGGCGGCCGAGGAACGGGTCACGGTCTGGGACATCGGCACACGAAGGCCTCTCGTCCAGTTCAAAGGGCATGCCCGACCGCGAGACGCGGAACGCGTCAGGATCTTGCTCAAGCAGAGCGGCATCATCACCGCAAAGTCCTCGGCGAACAGGGTCTGGTCCGTGACGTTCTCCCCCGATGGTCGGCATGTCGCCTCCTGCGACATTGACGGCACGGCGCGGGTCTGGGACGCTGCCACTGGCCGCGAGTCTTTGAGGCTCGACCACCGAGAGTTCCCGCCGAAATGGCCACTCGTGGCGGCCTGCTCCTGGGGGGTGGCCACGGGGCTACTCGCCCTGAGTCGGTTGCGAGCGAGGACCACAGTTTTGTCCTGCGAAACAAGATCACGTCCGAATCCGATTACTTTCCTTTAATCAACTCCACCGCCGCCTCCGCCAGCAGCCGACCTGCCTCGGGCGCCATCATGCTCGGCGGGCCGAAGGAGCATTCATAGCCGCCACGCGCGAATGCGGCCTCGTGGGGCAAGTAACCCAGCATCCCGTTGGCGTAGCAGACGACGAAGGTGCGCACCGGCCAGGCCTGTTCCTTGATCATCAGGCCGTGCTCGACGAAGGACTCGGAGGGTTGCGAGGCGAAGGCCATGTCTCCCAGGCGGAACACTTGCACCTCGCCCGGCTCGGTCTTCTTCTCCGCGATCATGGCGAGGATGCCCGGGATTTTACGCTCGTAGTAGCCGGCCTCGCCGAAGCGCTGGGTCCCCTTGGCGGTCCCTTCGATGTCGGCCTTGGTCGCCTTGCGATAGGGGATGTCGACGGTCTTCGACGCGGCGGAGAGGGTGGATGGCTTGATCCATTTGGGCTTGGCCAGCGCCTTGATGACGTCGTCGGCCAGGATCGCGCCCATCTGCTCCTTGGTCTTGTCGGGTCGCCTGTGGGGGTCGTCATAGGCGATGTTCCCGGCGGCGCCTTGCAGGAACAGCGTGACGGGGATTCCCTTCGCCTTCAGCTCCTTGGCGATCACGCCGGGATAGCCGGCGCTGAAGGCCTGGTCGCCGCCGTGGTGCGTGGGGTGGCATGCGAAGTTGACCAGGGCCCCGACGATCTTGCCGTCGGCCCCGCGCAGGGCGAGCACCGCGACCTCAGGGTCGATGGGGCCTTCGTAGGCCAGTGCGTTGGGGTCGGTGAACGACCCGTGGGTGCGGGCCGATCCGTCACGCATGATCACGCGGCGATTGTAGGCGACGTTCAACTCGAAGGCGACGCCCACGGCCATCTCGGACTCCTGGCGAGCGGCCAGGGCCTTGCCCACGGCCTTGGAGGCGCCGGCGACCATCGTGGCGATGTAGGCCTCGCTGCGAGGGAGGGCCTCGTTGATGACGGCGGGGCCCGCGTGATTGTGCGTGGCCGTCACCATCACCCGGTTGCCCGGAATCTTGTGATCGGCCTCCACCTTAGCTCGAATCGTCGCGGTATCGCCCGTGTTCACGAGCGCCACGTCGAGTTGAATGATCGCCAGGGGCAGACCCGGGTCGCTCCCGCCGCGGTCGAACACCGCCGCGCGTGCGAAGATCGGGTCGAGCACCCCCTCGCCCACCAACTTGGTGTTCCACCCCTGGCGGGGCGTGCCGTTTGGCGGCGTGATGTCGACCTCGCCGAAGCCCGCGCGAAACGTCGTCGCTGGCGTCTCCGCGGCGAGGGTCAGGGTCGTGGAAAAACCGACGAAAGCGGCGGCGAGGGCCGCGAGGTGGAATCGTCGCATGCGGGGATGTCCGGCGGGGAAGTCGGGGCGGAGTCGTGGATCAGGCTAACGCACCCGTTCACGCCGATCAATCGTCCACACGACCCGTTCTTCCCCCCTGCCGTGACGATGAGACCAGAAATCAGCCCGTTTCAAGATCGTCAACGATCAACGTCGGGACAAGAACGTCGGAATTCATGACTCAATGTGTTATTGCTCGTCGTCATTGGGCTGGTCCGAGGTCGGAAGGGGGAGATTTCGCTCATCCAGACGACTCCTTGCCTGATCAAACACTTCCTTCTTGGCGTTGTCATCGCCCTTGGCCTTCTCGATCTCGGCTTCCCGCTCTTTGATCCTATTCTTCTGCGTGTATTTCCGAAGCACTTCGAGCTTGGTCATCGATTGCTCGAGGGTGAACTTGGCTTTCTCCAGGGCCAGTTGGTCGGCGAGCTTCGTGGACTTGGAGAACCGCTCGGACCATCTCAGGCGTTCGCGGGCGCGAGCCACTTCGCTTTTCGCCAACGCGATCTCACCTCGGAATCTCTCGACGTCTTCCTTGAATCTCGTCTCGGTGTCGACGAGCACGTCGACCTCGGCGACCACGCGTGTCATCCTGGCCCGAAGGTATTCGGCTTCCGCCAGCTTCGCGGCAACGACCCGGTCGACTTGAATTTTCTGAGCAGGGCTCGTTGTGCCGTGCCCCAGAGTCACAAGGGCGAAAAGGGACGCCGTGACTCGCCAACGTCTGAAGGTCAACATCCGGCAAATCCCTTCATGTTGAAGTCCGATCGCCACCGCCGGTTGCCTTCACGTGACTTGGCGGTTCCGACTCCCTCAAGAGAATGAGGCGACGGATTCATGAGCCATGGACCGCCTCGTCGACAGGAATTCCACGAGGCGTCCACGTCGACGGTCGCAAGGCTCAGGCCTTCAGGGGATGCCCAACAACGTCGGGCTCACGGCAAGGCGGGCCGCGGCTTCAGCTTCAGGCCGCGGATGAAGAGGCGTTGCTCCTCGTCGGACGCCGTCCAGACCATCAGCACGGCCAGGGCCCCGTAATATGGCAGGTGGCCGGCCAGCTCGACCCAGTTGAAGACCGTGAGCGTCAGGTTGAACGGCAGCCAGGCGATCAGGATGATCAGCCGGGTGAAGATTCCGAACAGGAGGCAGAGCCCCACCAGCAGTTCCACCGACCCCGCGCAAAGGACGAACACCTCGTCGGACATCGGGATGCCCAGATATCCGGTGAAATTCAGGTCATACGTCTTCAGGAACGAGAGGGCCAATGGCCGATTCGCCAGCTTCTCGGTGAACGCGACCGCGATCAGGCTGAGCGCGACGCCCGTGCGTAGCGCCGGCATCGCGAGCCGCATCGAGGCATCCGACGGGGCGAACTTCGGCATCAGCAGCCGGTCGATCGAGAAAGGCCCTCGCCCGGCCAGCCAGAAGAAGGCCGCGAAGCCCAGGTAGTGGATGTTCTCCAGCATCGGCTCCAGGCCGACCGCCACGCACCCAACCAGCCAGGTGAGCGCGAGGAACGCCGCCGCCGGACGCGTCAGGCCTCCGTAGAAGAATGAGAGCGCCGCCCCCACCTGCATCAGCCCGAGCCAATACTTCCAGACTCCAGTCAGCGAGTTATTGGGAGAAAAGAGATCGCCGTGGAGGGCATTGACCAGAAGCGGGGTCGCGACGTGCAGCCCCAGGATCGCCGGCACCAACCCGTAGAGCAGCGACCGACCTTCCTCGTCGGCCCCGAAGTCGGCCGGCCCGGGCAGGACCTCCCTCTCTCGTACCGCTCGCCAGATCAGGCCCAGCACGCCGACGGTCACGACCGTCGCCGCGATGAAGCCGAGGGTCATCGGCTGGGTCACCTGATCGAGCCGCGAAGGGTACTTCGCCGGATCGTCGTGGAACCACTTCTCATGGGCATTGGCGGTCGAGCCCCAGGCCATCGCCGCTGCGATGACAAAGAGCAGCACCGGGGCGCGGGGGGAAATCCATCGCATGACTAAATCCTAATCCTCGTTCGCTCAATCATTGGGCGTTCGGAGCATTCTACAGTCCCGGCCTGGAATGCTCTATGAGGACGGATCGTCGCCCCGAAAACGGTGGGTTTGGCGAGTAGCACGCGATCATGTGGCGGGGCCCGTCCAGAAGGATGGCACAACTCGCCAATCCTTCTGACCTGGAGCGTGCTCGTGGAACGGAAAGGGGCCTGTGTGCCCGATTGCTGAGAAATATCAAGGCTTGACCGGGGCAACCTCACGTTCAACCTTGTCGAGTCGCTTGCGAACAGCGTCTACGCTTTTGTTCATTTCCATGTTCATCTGCATAATTATGTTTGTAATCTGGGCATTTTGTGTGGAAAAATTGCGAGCCCGAGCTTCCAAAGCCGCGACCTTTCTTCCTTGCTCCCTCAGGGCAAGGCTCTGGATGGTCACTGCGAGCATCAAAGCGACTATGACCGTTATCACCATCGCCGAGCGGATTCCGATTGATAACTTCGCCATTTCGGGTCCTGCTTGGCGTTACTCTACAAGCCGCCGGTCAACATTCCGGACGAGAAATCGACGAGCTTCTGACCCAGTCGCCTTAACTCATGTTACCCCCCAGGAACGGTCATCGCCACTCACCTGACGATGTCCCGAGGTGCAAACCGGGGGAGTCCCGAAATCGGCCCGAAACGGGACGGCAAGACCGGGGTTGGTGACCGGCACTTCTGGGGCAGGGATGCCGTCCCGTTCCCATTCCGAAATCAAGATCCCGAAGTTCGATGCGAGGGATGGGGTCCGGAACGATGGGAGACTGGAGGGGGCCGTATCGGCGTTATGCGCGTCTCGACCTCGCCCGACGAGGATGGGGACAACCCGACTCCGCCTTCCTTGAGTGGCCTGGCCCCGCGGCTCAAGCCCCTTCGAAAGGCCCGGGTTTTCGCTTCGCGGCGTCCAATCGCGGCCCTTCGCCTTCAATCGGTCGTTGATCGATTTCTTATGGGAGAGAAGTCGGGGGCGAATCGATGGATCATCGATGTGCACGCGTCCCGGGCAATTCGCGCCGATCTCCGTCCTCGACCCCGGCTCCTCGCCCCGCCGTTTGTTCCTCCCCGATCACCGCCCCGCTTGCCGCTTCACCCAGTTTCGGATGGTCTCGAGCACCGCGGGCGAGATGGTCTGCTCGATCGAGCCGTACTCGGACGGCGACCCCGTCTCGGCGGGCTGGAAGAGGTGATTCAGGCCGGGGAACAGCCGGGTCGTCACCTGCATGTTGCCCCCGGCCTTCAGGGCGGTGGCGATCGCTTCGAGGTTTTCCGGCGGCACTTGCAGGTCCTTCTCGCCGCTGATCGCCAGCACCGGGCAGGTGACTTTGCTCAGGGTCGGCAGCGGGTCGTAGGCGATGAAATAGCGCATCCAGGGGCTCAGCACCGCGTCGGACTGGGCCTTGATGAAGGCGTCGACTTCGCCGACCGCCTTTCGCTCGGCCTCCGACAGCTTGCCGTGCTCCTTGGTCAGCAGGTCGGCCAACGACATGCGGATCTGCTCGTCCTCGGACTGCTTGGCCAGGATCTGGAACATCGCTTCCTGGACCGTTGTATTCCGGGCGATTTCCTCGGCCGACCGGCCCCCCGCCTCCCCGATCAGCTTGCCTTGCCGGATCAGGATCTCCCGCCCTGTCATCCCCGTGCCGGCCAGCAGCACGATGAAATCAACGTCCTCGGTGCGGGCGGCCACCGCGGGCGCGATGATCCCCCCCTCGCTGTGGCCGATCAGGC
It encodes:
- a CDS encoding malate dehydrogenase, whose amino-acid sequence is MPKPIRIAVTGAGGQIGYALIFRIASGGLFGPDQPVELSLLEITPALPSLKGTVMEFEDCAFPLLAGVKTSDVATEAFEGADWVILVGGLPRKDGMTRADLIRANGPIFTGQGKAINDAAGPDVRVLTVANPCNTNTLIARSHAPKVAPERWYAMTRLDQNRAASQLAIKAGVGVGEVDRVAIWGNHSDTQFPDYLHARIGGKPATEVINDPTWFTETFIPTVAKRGSAVIKARGGSSAASAANAALDSVRSASFATKGDDWFSAGVVSDGSYGVPEGLVYSFPLTSKDGKSWSVVKGLAIDEASQARIDASAQELAAERDAVKDLLGPAL
- a CDS encoding MFS transporter, whose translation is MGPTLDEREETGATPAGPWGVLVLMFASILMGSTARGIAEWASPRLEAVLGMGEGQAASVATAQILGFALAAPLVGYLADRSRRGRWLAVCMAILGLSTIGVGLAQSYFVLRLSRFGLGAGLGGFLVVAMTLMLDRVARGDRARMLACLALAAALAPWLVGPITTTADRFIPWPLTCHAAGALVMLAALVFLAVPEPLRGATEGVPANRLLAHEKAGAPQEDYIDLMVNSSYTYAVLGMAFAAFAMVGLGHGLIPFLRVTRGIDVEGSRAMARLAANGGAALGLILGGLFGDRLSKSRPGAMFEVAGLSMLGSLPMLALAIYARQPALALGAFFAAQTLLMMHLGPCLAIIAGVTMPNMRGAAFGVAALGASLIGGLWAPGMMGWVAGTFAQPDAMSTVFGRAFAALGAVPKAADARSFPENQIAGLLVLIPAALFGGAFLLAGVRHLPREMALMLAKLRAKPIVYRRKTAPRPITRDRTQPVLLQGLTPDQSAATGGPPPVSPAEPGLQGPAAG
- a CDS encoding ABC transporter ATP-binding protein; translation: MIPTTPSIPAIEVTHLAYRYPDGREALRDVTLSISTGESVALIGPNGAGKSTLLLHLNGLLPGRERSATLHAHGAKAQVGASGPGSSVVIDGLAMDARNAPEIRRRVGMVFQDPDDQLFSPTVLEDVAFGPLNLGKGKAEAKRLALECLGRVDLADAGDRPPHHLSFGERKRVCLAGVLACEPTVLVLDEPSANLDPRGRRRFISLMASLEATKLIATHDLEMALALCGRAILLDGGRVVADGPIDLILGDETLLEAHGLEMPLSLKLGRRA
- a CDS encoding CbiQ family ECF transporter T component: MRLEFDSLDRSASIDAPLQRLDARFKLVAALVLIVLAVATPMGAWALMTAQGLVLAFLAGLSGVPPWTLLRRWLGMLGLVAFFAVLVAGTHPERETLGRATVAASILGRNALATLTTLLLVHVTTTRALFGGMRRLGVPAVMVTTLQLMVRYLAVFADELSRMLQARRARSFRRRGNLGPAALASLISVLFLRAVERGDRVHNAMMSRGWDGTWRTLDGPEA
- a CDS encoding energy-coupling factor ABC transporter permease: MHIPEAVLDPRVAAATGVIAGVGLLYATRTVERQLRDRTTVLMGTMSAFVFAAQMVNFPLGTLPISGHLLGGVLASVMLGPWAGAGVIAAVLVVQCLLFGDGGLTALGANFVNMGLIGAVGGYAIYAPLRRLIGGRRGVLLGAMVAAWFSVLMAAGAFALELTAGGRGNFVQVLGWMVLVHSAIGLGEAVITGLVLRYVLQVRPDLIYQPDLPELGAGPKLWQAGLAGLMVAMSVAAFLAPFASGSPDGLEKVGGWLGFLVEADPLVRPLLPDYKFGGIEREGVATALAGLLGTILVFGVGAVMGRAFTRPEQSAGAGALADAS
- a CDS encoding NAD(P)-dependent oxidoreductase; amino-acid sequence: MRVLMTGGYGCIGSWVARNLIDQGQEVWIYDLKEDKHRLELLLEPDELSKVHFLQGDVSDPGALRAAAEQMQATHLLHLAGLQVPTCKANPILGATVNVIGTLAVFEVAAALKGQIKRVVYASSAAVHGPQESDSAGPIADAVRLAPVTHYGAFKVCNELNAQVYWLDQGISSIGLRPWTVYGVGRDFGVTSEPTKAIKAAAAGRKYAITYGGLQDLQYTGDVAATFVQALNAPTEGAEVFNVRGAVVTIEEFVATLKSVAPDSADLITHGTRQLPIAPDLDDSRLAVALAPLPRTALVDGIRATYDRFAKLKAEGRLDLSDLTPA
- a CDS encoding neutral/alkaline non-lysosomal ceramidase N-terminal domain-containing protein, with amino-acid sequence MRRFHLAALAAAFVGFSTTLTLAAETPATTFRAGFGEVDITPPNGTPRQGWNTKLVGEGVLDPIFARAAVFDRGGSDPGLPLAIIQLDVALVNTGDTATIRAKVEADHKIPGNRVMVTATHNHAGPAVINEALPRSEAYIATMVAGASKAVGKALAARQESEMAVGVAFELNVAYNRRVIMRDGSARTHGSFTDPNALAYEGPIDPEVAVLALRGADGKIVGALVNFACHPTHHGGDQAFSAGYPGVIAKELKAKGIPVTLFLQGAAGNIAYDDPHRRPDKTKEQMGAILADDVIKALAKPKWIKPSTLSAASKTVDIPYRKATKADIEGTAKGTQRFGEAGYYERKIPGILAMIAEKKTEPGEVQVFRLGDMAFASQPSESFVEHGLMIKEQAWPVRTFVVCYANGMLGYLPHEAAFARGGYECSFGPPSMMAPEAGRLLAEAAVELIKGK